One Verrucomicrobiaceae bacterium genomic window carries:
- a CDS encoding transposase, translating to MATLSLDLRQRIISTCDRGEGTQEQIARRYGVSYGMVKKLLQQRRKTGCIKPRHHLAGRKKKIVSEHRIAIRKQLQRKPDMTLAELRDALGLECTLPAIHYVLVDMGLTYKKRRSAPLNKTAKTSPKRGGSGSASKAG from the coding sequence ATGGCCACTCTCTCCCTAGATCTTCGTCAACGCATTATCAGCACCTGCGACCGCGGTGAAGGCACGCAGGAACAGATTGCCCGGCGCTATGGGGTCTCCTATGGCATGGTCAAAAAGCTGCTCCAGCAGCGGCGCAAGACCGGTTGCATCAAGCCTCGACATCACCTTGCCGGACGCAAAAAGAAGATCGTGTCCGAACACCGCATCGCCATCCGCAAGCAACTCCAGCGTAAACCTGACATGACCCTGGCCGAGTTGCGCGACGCCCTGGGGCTGGAGTGCACGTTGCCCGCCATCCACTATGTGCTCGTGGATATGGGGCTGACATATAAAAAAAGACGCTCCGCGCCGCTGAACAAGACCGCGAAGACGTCGCCAAAGCGCGGCGGCAGTGGAAGCGCAAGCAAGGCGGGCTAG
- a CDS encoding IS30 family transposase, protein MGYQQLVTEERHKIAAMRSLYLSVEEIARRLGRHRSTLYRELKRNASAHDGNYRASHSVQKASGRKSRSRRNGRFGADDFVWIERLIRLHLSPEQIVGRMRQEGTKVMSHETIYRWIWKEKAEGSWLWTYLRGARKQRRKRYGPYDSRGRLAGKKMIGSRPASVESRKRIGHWESKRSGDRQERTRRARRVSEANQIDTVHGKSTACVLTVVERRTGLVRLGALRRATKELTTRRTLSLLGKEAHRVRTITADNGCEFHDYKKIETGLKIDFYFAKPHHAWERGSNENTNGLLRQYLPKGTDLAGLTQPQCNRLAEILNNRPRKRLGYKTPNEVYYSRPVVALQS, encoded by the coding sequence ATGGGATATCAACAATTGGTCACAGAGGAAAGACATAAGATCGCAGCGATGCGGAGTTTGTACTTAAGCGTGGAGGAGATCGCCCGTCGGCTCGGACGGCACCGGAGCACGCTCTACCGCGAACTCAAGCGCAATGCCTCGGCGCATGACGGCAACTACCGCGCCTCGCACTCGGTGCAAAAAGCCAGCGGCAGGAAGAGTCGCTCTAGGCGCAACGGCCGCTTTGGGGCAGATGACTTCGTGTGGATCGAGAGGTTGATCCGTCTCCATCTCAGCCCCGAGCAGATCGTCGGCAGGATGAGACAGGAAGGCACGAAGGTCATGAGTCATGAAACCATCTACCGCTGGATCTGGAAGGAAAAGGCAGAAGGCAGCTGGCTTTGGACCTACCTGCGCGGAGCCCGCAAGCAGCGGCGGAAACGCTACGGCCCCTACGACAGCCGAGGCCGTCTGGCGGGCAAGAAGATGATCGGCAGCCGCCCAGCGTCTGTCGAGAGCAGGAAGCGCATCGGTCACTGGGAATCGAAACGAAGTGGAGATAGACAGGAGCGAACGCGACGTGCCCGAAGGGTGAGCGAAGCGAATCAAATCGATACTGTGCATGGCAAGAGCACCGCGTGCGTGCTCACCGTGGTGGAACGGCGCACGGGCCTGGTGCGCCTCGGAGCGCTGCGGCGTGCGACCAAGGAGCTGACCACTCGCCGAACTCTATCTCTGCTCGGCAAAGAAGCCCATCGGGTCCGAACCATCACGGCAGACAACGGCTGCGAGTTTCACGACTACAAGAAGATCGAAACCGGACTGAAGATCGATTTCTACTTTGCCAAACCGCACCATGCCTGGGAGCGCGGTAGCAATGAGAACACCAATGGCCTGCTCAGGCAGTATCTGCCCAAAGGCACGGACCTCGCCGGACTCACCCAGCCGCAGTGCAATCGCCTCGCCGAGATCCTCAACAACCGGCCCCGCAAGCGCCTCGGATACAAGACCCCAAACGAGGTTTATTACTCACGTCCAGTTGTCGCACTTCAAAGCTGA
- a CDS encoding DUF1501 domain-containing protein, with translation MKHDLATKLLRSGELSRRDFAAKTASSLLGVGMLGHSLTSKGFAAFEGSSKLKQAATAKNVIYLYMSGGQSHLDTWDVKEGVETAGPTKPIKTSADGVRISEYLPLTAQQMHHGTIVNSLTSTQGAHEQGNYMMHTSYEMRGTIRHPAMGAWLNVFQGGGNSTLPNFVFVGNDSRHPGAGFFPAAQAPLFVSNPENGLKNIKSSVPEPQFKARMALADELDKDFRSTFPHRNVKAYADMYDDAMAMMKSEDLKAFDLSEEPGDLRAAYGREAFGQGCLLARRLVERGVRFVEVSLGGWDTHNANFVAVPERCDTLDKGLATLVSDLHNRGLLQDTLIVLTSEFGRTPDINQNVGRDHYPKAFSAVMFGGGVKGGHVHGKTDKEGREVVEDKLKIMDFNATIAYALGLPLDQVIYSPSKRPFTIADKGQPVTSLFA, from the coding sequence ATGAAACACGACCTCGCCACCAAACTGCTCCGCTCCGGCGAACTCAGCCGCCGCGACTTCGCCGCCAAAACAGCCTCCAGCCTCCTCGGAGTCGGCATGCTCGGCCATTCGCTCACCAGCAAAGGTTTTGCAGCCTTTGAGGGCTCCTCCAAGCTCAAACAAGCTGCCACCGCGAAGAACGTCATTTATCTCTACATGAGTGGTGGTCAGTCCCACCTCGACACCTGGGATGTCAAAGAAGGCGTCGAAACCGCCGGCCCGACCAAGCCCATCAAAACCAGCGCAGACGGCGTCCGTATCTCTGAATACCTGCCACTCACCGCACAGCAGATGCACCACGGCACCATCGTGAACTCCCTCACCTCCACCCAGGGAGCACATGAGCAGGGCAACTACATGATGCACACCAGCTACGAGATGCGCGGCACCATCCGCCACCCTGCCATGGGTGCCTGGCTGAACGTCTTCCAAGGCGGTGGCAACAGCACGCTGCCAAACTTCGTCTTCGTCGGCAACGACAGCCGCCACCCCGGCGCAGGCTTCTTCCCTGCTGCCCAGGCACCGCTTTTCGTCTCCAACCCCGAAAACGGCCTCAAGAACATCAAATCCAGCGTCCCAGAGCCCCAGTTCAAAGCACGCATGGCACTCGCGGATGAACTTGATAAAGACTTCCGCAGCACCTTCCCCCATCGCAACGTCAAGGCCTACGCCGACATGTATGACGACGCCATGGCCATGATGAAATCCGAAGACCTCAAAGCCTTCGACCTCAGCGAAGAGCCCGGTGACCTCCGCGCCGCCTACGGACGCGAAGCCTTCGGCCAAGGCTGCCTTCTCGCCCGCCGCCTCGTCGAGCGCGGTGTCCGCTTTGTCGAGGTCTCCCTCGGCGGCTGGGATACGCACAATGCCAACTTCGTCGCGGTCCCAGAACGCTGCGACACCCTCGATAAAGGGCTCGCCACACTCGTCAGCGACCTGCACAACCGCGGCCTGCTCCAAGACACCCTCATCGTCCTCACCTCCGAGTTCGGCCGCACGCCCGACATCAATCAAAACGTCGGTCGTGACCACTACCCGAAAGCCTTCTCCGCCGTCATGTTCGGCGGTGGCGTCAAAGGTGGCCATGTCCACGGCAAAACAGACAAAGAAGGCCGCGAAGTCGTCGAAGACAAACTCAAGATCATGGACTTCAACGCCACCATCGCCTACGCCCTCGGTCTCCCGCTCGATCAGGTCATCTACAGCCCCAGCAAGCGCCCCTTCACCATCGCTGACAAAGGCCAGCCTGTGACGAGCCTCTTTGCCTAA
- a CDS encoding transposase yields the protein MPSQSTYSRFFGKFSHARNTVVFPALQKWFFAQINVGAVTVDFDSTVITRDGSQEGAAKGYNPNRKGRNSHHPLMAFISQTRMVANAWLRPGNTAACSNCVEFMRETFDEALAGVKVGLVRGDSGFYTDEILSALEERSLNYIIAARAYSNIKNEVHGMKDWVEICPGIAVKEWRHQPADPKAKARRHIVVRKQISRRSQAGGKLLFDDLPDYRFSLNAAKQKGR from the coding sequence CTGCCAAGCCAAAGCACCTACAGCCGGTTCTTCGGCAAGTTCTCTCATGCGCGCAACACGGTGGTGTTCCCAGCATTACAGAAGTGGTTCTTTGCGCAAATCAACGTGGGAGCAGTGACGGTGGACTTCGACAGCACGGTCATCACGCGCGATGGCAGCCAGGAAGGCGCTGCCAAGGGCTACAACCCCAACCGCAAAGGGCGCAACTCGCACCATCCGCTCATGGCCTTCATCAGCCAGACACGCATGGTAGCCAACGCATGGCTGCGCCCGGGCAACACGGCAGCGTGCTCCAATTGCGTCGAGTTCATGCGCGAGACTTTCGATGAGGCGCTCGCGGGAGTGAAGGTGGGCCTCGTGCGTGGCGACAGCGGTTTTTATACCGACGAAATCCTGAGCGCGTTGGAAGAGCGCAGCCTCAACTACATCATCGCCGCGCGGGCCTACTCCAACATCAAGAACGAGGTCCACGGCATGAAGGACTGGGTGGAAATCTGCCCCGGCATCGCAGTCAAAGAGTGGCGGCATCAGCCAGCCGATCCGAAGGCCAAGGCGCGTCGGCACATTGTGGTGCGTAAGCAGATCAGTCGCCGTTCACAGGCCGGAGGCAAGTTGCTCTTCGACGACCTGCCCGACTACCGCTTTAGCCTCAATGCCGCTAAGCAAAAGGGTCGATGA
- a CDS encoding DUF1549 domain-containing protein → MKRLLASTTTVLCLSSFVLAAPQPEMTAAAKQIDTILAADWAKHKLQGNPTTDDNTFVRRIYLDTIGRIPTTREADAFLADKATDKRTKLIDKLLNSEAYVQHFYNYWADVLRLTSNGNQTGGITGSAYANFVKDSLRANKPYDKFVAEMIAAQGKAWDNGAIGYYMRDRGMPLDNMANTTRIFLGTRIECAQCHNHPFDKWTQMQFYQMASFTYGVQTQDYSGGVIGEVRDMLREQENAARNAIQMPKRPERPRFKGKITDAERKELEKKFAAEMKDYDAKIVAANKQRQEVSDKLRKEQRSYQESMNDIRDTMRYTSVSVQDRKPSLPHDYQYTDAKPKSQVAPAAMMGHECNVLPGETQLQAYARWMTSPQNPRFTTVIANRLWKRAFGLALIEPLDELMDTTVPMIPEMEKHIEQLVIDLNYDMKAVMRVLYNTKAYQAQASRQEYAAGSTYHFTGPLLRRMSAEQMWDSFVTLINPSPDMINQANRDVIEQRVLQAKKIADSLESLTPEEALTGLKKSADIYTRNRSTSDKLQKQYVEARRVAKEQADKADMLPAGPAKDAALAKAKELRDASDKIRSEVNRVQDEGRRVTYAEVITTGQKKLFQKITGKPYQNVALNTKGGTEAAPAMMAGDSMMMMSNGTRTEKVIIPGYDRKELTKEEKQAVADKARAAYAEEAEFYGITDKKDLRNYVSTREQVSRNWLRAAELESPAPRGHYLREFGQSDRETIENANSDASVPQALAMMNGSLLPQIISRYSQLMLGINKAQYPDDKVEAAYMAILSRKPTTNEKAAWLKAQDNGLTNMDDLIFSLLNTQQFIFIQ, encoded by the coding sequence ATGAAGCGCCTCCTCGCCTCCACTACGACCGTCCTTTGCCTTTCAAGTTTCGTCCTCGCTGCCCCGCAGCCAGAGATGACTGCCGCCGCAAAACAAATCGACACCATCTTGGCTGCCGATTGGGCAAAGCACAAACTCCAAGGCAACCCAACTACGGATGACAATACCTTCGTCCGCCGCATCTATTTAGACACCATCGGGCGCATCCCGACGACACGGGAGGCCGACGCCTTTCTCGCCGATAAAGCCACCGACAAGCGCACCAAGCTCATCGACAAGCTGCTGAATTCCGAGGCCTATGTACAGCATTTCTATAACTACTGGGCAGACGTACTGCGCCTCACCAGCAACGGAAACCAAACAGGAGGTATCACCGGCTCTGCATACGCAAATTTCGTCAAGGACAGCCTCCGCGCCAATAAGCCCTACGACAAATTCGTCGCCGAAATGATCGCCGCTCAAGGCAAAGCCTGGGACAATGGTGCCATCGGCTATTACATGCGTGACCGTGGCATGCCACTCGATAACATGGCGAACACTACGCGCATCTTCCTCGGCACCCGTATCGAGTGTGCTCAGTGCCATAACCATCCCTTTGATAAATGGACGCAGATGCAGTTCTACCAAATGGCCTCCTTCACCTACGGCGTGCAGACCCAGGATTACAGTGGCGGCGTCATCGGTGAAGTGCGTGACATGCTCCGCGAACAAGAAAATGCCGCTCGCAATGCCATCCAGATGCCAAAGCGCCCAGAGCGGCCTCGCTTCAAAGGCAAAATCACCGACGCCGAACGAAAAGAACTCGAAAAGAAATTCGCCGCTGAGATGAAGGACTACGACGCCAAGATCGTCGCCGCCAACAAGCAGCGCCAAGAAGTCTCCGATAAACTGCGCAAAGAGCAGCGCAGCTATCAGGAGTCGATGAATGACATCCGTGACACCATGCGCTACACCAGCGTCAGTGTGCAGGATCGCAAACCCAGCCTCCCCCACGATTACCAGTACACCGACGCCAAGCCTAAGTCCCAAGTCGCCCCTGCCGCCATGATGGGCCATGAGTGCAATGTGCTCCCTGGTGAAACCCAGCTCCAAGCCTACGCCCGCTGGATGACCAGCCCGCAGAATCCCCGCTTCACCACGGTCATCGCCAATCGCCTCTGGAAGCGGGCCTTCGGTCTCGCTCTGATCGAACCACTCGATGAGCTCATGGACACCACCGTCCCCATGATCCCCGAGATGGAAAAACACATCGAGCAACTCGTCATCGACCTGAATTACGACATGAAAGCCGTCATGCGTGTCCTTTACAATACCAAAGCCTACCAAGCCCAGGCCTCACGCCAAGAATACGCCGCAGGCAGCACCTATCACTTCACCGGCCCCCTCCTGCGCCGTATGTCTGCCGAGCAGATGTGGGACAGCTTTGTCACCCTCATCAATCCCAGCCCAGATATGATCAATCAGGCCAACCGTGACGTCATCGAGCAACGCGTCCTCCAGGCCAAAAAGATCGCTGACAGCCTAGAGTCTCTCACCCCTGAAGAAGCCCTCACTGGCCTCAAAAAATCCGCCGACATCTACACCCGCAACCGCAGCACTTCGGACAAGCTCCAAAAGCAATACGTCGAAGCCCGCCGCGTCGCCAAAGAACAAGCTGATAAAGCAGACATGCTCCCAGCCGGCCCTGCTAAAGATGCAGCCTTGGCCAAAGCCAAAGAGCTTCGTGATGCCTCCGACAAAATCCGCAGCGAAGTGAACCGCGTCCAAGATGAAGGTCGCCGCGTCACTTACGCCGAAGTCATCACCACCGGACAAAAGAAGCTCTTCCAAAAAATCACCGGCAAACCCTACCAAAATGTGGCTCTCAATACCAAAGGTGGCACCGAGGCAGCTCCAGCCATGATGGCTGGTGACTCCATGATGATGATGTCCAACGGTACCCGCACCGAAAAGGTCATCATCCCCGGTTACGACCGCAAAGAGCTCACCAAAGAAGAAAAACAGGCCGTCGCCGACAAAGCCCGCGCTGCCTATGCCGAAGAAGCTGAATTCTATGGCATCACCGATAAAAAAGACCTCAGAAACTACGTTAGCACACGCGAACAAGTCAGCCGTAACTGGCTGCGTGCTGCCGAGCTGGAAAGCCCCGCCCCTCGCGGCCATTACCTCCGCGAATTCGGCCAAAGCGACCGCGAAACCATCGAAAACGCCAACAGTGACGCCAGCGTGCCCCAGGCACTCGCGATGATGAATGGCAGCCTCCTGCCACAGATCATCAGCCGTTACAGCCAGCTCATGCTCGGCATCAACAAGGCCCAATACCCGGATGATAAAGTCGAAGCCGCCTACATGGCCATCCTCAGCCGCAAACCTACTACCAATGAAAAAGCTGCATGGCTCAAGGCCCAAGATAACGGCCTCACCAACATGGATGACCTCATCTTCTCGCTCCTGAACACCCAGCAGTTCATCTTCATTCAATAA
- a CDS encoding c-type cytochrome, producing MRLPPALLFAFLTATAAAQPFELRPHDVIALTGGSNMERTRFNGYLQTSLIASKPELKIKVRNFGWEGDTVFEQWRDGGHTENLDPKRAAAEKRIQAETGTDSWRQQRDWRQQLKEVGATVVIAQFGQMESLNGVEKLPQFIAAYERLIAEFADEGRRVVLVAPVSFFKKEESSWPNLTKRNSNLIAYSSAIRELAMRQSLLFVEPDFTAWMGTPPKITSNGYQLTDAGYRLLTQSITKTLGLTIKPESEVNAIRTQVLEFERLWFDYWRPMNWAFLTGDRTNVPYSKDWKDTSKRIFPQEMEDFRPLLEQAEQNIWNAIEGKPVTPIGIRSSIPVEPPTAKPQSPEEELASFQIMDGFAVNLFASEKDGIIKPIQMRWDEHGRLWVACALSYPQIKPGEKANDYVLVCEDTDGDGKADKSHKFVEGLFMPAGIELGDGGLYVAQGTELLHFKDTDGDGKADKRRIVLGGFGTADSHQMINCINWGFGGELWFTQGHHIYSRVETPFGVETLNRAGVWRYRPRTGHLDPFFQWSSAGANCWGVVTTEYGQPFHKSGANIGSYYSTPGLVRSDLAVNAQALNLCLAPIKQVGQEFLHSSMFPQEMQGRVLIGGYYANLLEWHELKLENGLFSTTRLPNIIETKNNVFRPVEVRMGPDGGIYVADWYNPIIGHYQASYRHPDRDKQHGRIWRVTWKNGKKVNPVNLVQKSTEELLEHLDSKERWAWYQSKRLLIERDAKEVTAALDAWWPKQNDYRQLQALSLYEAHETPRPELLKTLLRSPDARIRAYATRTLSTWARDGHLPDALKLLEAQIADDDALVRLEAIVAASYVPGGAKIAVRALDKDFNAYHLHALTKTLHATNAQWSTKLDFEKDEHLIFALQSGWVENNPDDLKNLSGAPVAYKPNTGGKAAAIMRDQITRHEGNPERQATWLKALAAVASVDDVPFIFERGGQNTAVLAALRSAKPQNAETLLKPLFESQNPALRAQGVRLAGAWKVASFAELIRKLAFEEKSQQALDALISLKPDEVVAHTLQGLQSAEKAAPLLNALVSRAEGHSALMRALQKADAIPAAKAKIVLQALNSLGKTDAKLSPLLMKLAGINTALPTYTQDYLRNVVKAANTFGNAAEGKKIYESAGCIACHTPGPAQSKIGPDLSAIARGLPIDMIVTEVVWPALNVKENYEAATVTLKDGSVLTGFKQTETAEAIGLRDMATGTMKQIKRSDTQKIQTGGTVMPDGLTSTMNEQQLAHLIKYLSELGK from the coding sequence ATGCGCCTGCCCCCTGCCCTCCTTTTTGCCTTCCTGACTGCCACCGCCGCAGCGCAGCCCTTTGAACTCAGGCCCCATGACGTCATCGCCCTCACGGGTGGCTCCAACATGGAGCGCACGCGATTCAATGGCTATCTGCAAACCAGCCTCATCGCCTCCAAACCAGAGCTGAAGATCAAAGTGCGCAATTTCGGCTGGGAAGGCGACACCGTCTTCGAGCAATGGCGCGACGGCGGCCACACCGAAAATCTCGATCCCAAACGCGCTGCCGCCGAGAAACGCATCCAGGCCGAAACCGGCACCGATAGCTGGCGGCAACAACGCGACTGGCGCCAGCAGCTCAAAGAAGTCGGCGCGACGGTGGTGATCGCTCAGTTCGGGCAGATGGAATCGCTGAATGGTGTCGAAAAGCTTCCGCAATTCATCGCAGCGTATGAGCGGCTCATCGCCGAGTTTGCGGATGAAGGAAGGCGCGTGGTGCTGGTGGCTCCTGTTTCATTCTTCAAGAAAGAGGAATCAAGCTGGCCCAACTTAACCAAGCGGAATTCCAACCTAATTGCCTACTCCTCAGCTATTCGCGAATTGGCAATGCGGCAAAGTTTGTTGTTTGTTGAACCAGATTTCACAGCATGGATGGGGACACCTCCGAAGATCACTTCGAATGGCTACCAGTTGACTGATGCAGGGTACCGCTTACTCACACAAAGCATCACGAAAACACTGGGACTCACAATCAAGCCTGAATCCGAGGTCAATGCCATCCGCACCCAAGTCCTCGAATTCGAGCGCCTCTGGTTCGACTACTGGCGACCCATGAACTGGGCTTTCCTCACGGGCGACCGCACGAACGTGCCTTACTCGAAGGACTGGAAGGACACCTCCAAGCGCATCTTCCCCCAGGAAATGGAGGACTTCCGCCCGTTGCTCGAACAAGCCGAGCAAAACATCTGGAACGCCATTGAGGGCAAGCCAGTCACGCCCATCGGTATCCGCTCATCCATCCCCGTCGAGCCACCGACAGCGAAACCACAATCGCCGGAGGAAGAACTGGCGTCGTTTCAGATCATGGACGGCTTTGCGGTCAATCTCTTCGCCAGCGAGAAGGACGGCATCATCAAACCCATCCAGATGCGCTGGGATGAACACGGGCGCTTGTGGGTGGCATGTGCGTTGAGCTATCCGCAGATCAAACCAGGCGAAAAAGCCAACGACTACGTCCTCGTCTGCGAAGACACCGATGGCGACGGCAAAGCGGACAAATCTCACAAGTTCGTCGAAGGCCTTTTCATGCCCGCAGGCATCGAACTCGGTGATGGCGGCCTGTATGTAGCTCAGGGCACCGAATTGCTGCACTTCAAAGACACCGACGGCGATGGCAAAGCGGACAAGCGGCGCATTGTTCTCGGCGGATTCGGCACCGCCGACTCGCATCAGATGATCAACTGCATCAACTGGGGCTTCGGCGGCGAGCTGTGGTTCACACAGGGCCACCACATCTACTCGCGTGTCGAGACGCCGTTTGGCGTCGAGACACTCAACCGCGCTGGCGTCTGGCGCTACCGCCCACGCACTGGCCATCTAGATCCCTTTTTCCAGTGGTCCTCCGCTGGGGCGAACTGCTGGGGCGTCGTCACCACCGAATACGGCCAACCGTTTCACAAAAGTGGTGCCAACATCGGCTCCTACTATTCCACCCCTGGACTCGTGCGCTCCGATCTCGCCGTGAATGCGCAGGCGCTGAACCTCTGCCTCGCGCCGATCAAGCAAGTCGGTCAGGAGTTCCTCCATAGCAGCATGTTCCCGCAGGAGATGCAGGGCCGCGTGCTCATCGGCGGCTACTACGCCAACTTGCTCGAATGGCATGAGCTAAAGCTCGAAAACGGCCTCTTTTCGACCACACGCCTTCCCAACATCATCGAAACGAAAAACAACGTCTTTCGCCCCGTCGAAGTCCGCATGGGCCCCGATGGCGGCATCTACGTCGCAGACTGGTACAACCCCATCATCGGCCACTATCAGGCCAGCTACCGCCACCCCGACCGCGACAAACAGCACGGCCGCATCTGGCGCGTGACCTGGAAAAACGGCAAAAAGGTCAACCCAGTCAATCTCGTCCAAAAAAGCACCGAAGAGCTCCTGGAACACCTCGACTCCAAAGAACGCTGGGCCTGGTATCAGTCGAAGCGCCTCCTCATCGAACGCGACGCCAAGGAAGTCACAGCGGCACTTGATGCCTGGTGGCCAAAACAAAACGACTACCGCCAACTCCAAGCCCTCTCGCTCTACGAAGCCCACGAAACCCCACGCCCCGAGCTGCTCAAAACACTGCTGCGCAGCCCCGACGCCCGCATCCGCGCCTACGCCACACGCACCCTCTCCACCTGGGCACGCGATGGCCACCTGCCAGACGCCTTGAAGCTCCTCGAAGCCCAAATCGCCGATGATGATGCCCTCGTGCGTCTGGAGGCCATCGTCGCGGCCAGTTATGTGCCTGGCGGAGCCAAAATCGCCGTGCGAGCATTAGACAAGGACTTCAACGCCTACCACCTCCACGCCCTCACCAAGACCCTGCACGCCACCAATGCGCAGTGGTCCACCAAGCTCGACTTTGAAAAAGACGAGCACCTCATCTTCGCCCTCCAAAGTGGCTGGGTAGAAAACAACCCCGACGACCTCAAAAACCTCAGCGGTGCCCCCGTGGCCTACAAGCCAAATACAGGCGGAAAAGCTGCCGCCATCATGCGCGATCAAATCACCCGGCACGAAGGCAATCCCGAGCGTCAGGCGACATGGCTCAAAGCCCTCGCTGCCGTCGCCAGCGTGGACGATGTGCCCTTCATTTTCGAACGCGGAGGCCAAAATACCGCCGTTTTAGCCGCGCTACGCTCCGCCAAGCCGCAAAACGCCGAAACACTGCTCAAACCACTTTTTGAGAGCCAAAACCCCGCTTTGAGAGCGCAGGGCGTCCGCCTCGCTGGAGCTTGGAAAGTCGCTTCTTTTGCCGAGCTTATCCGAAAACTCGCTTTCGAGGAAAAATCGCAGCAGGCGCTGGATGCGCTCATCAGCCTCAAACCGGACGAAGTCGTCGCACACACGCTACAGGGCCTACAAAGTGCCGAAAAAGCCGCACCGCTGCTCAATGCCCTCGTTTCTCGTGCCGAAGGCCACAGTGCTCTCATGCGTGCCTTGCAAAAGGCCGATGCCATCCCGGCAGCGAAAGCCAAGATCGTCCTGCAAGCGCTCAACAGCCTCGGCAAGACCGACGCCAAGCTCTCGCCGTTGCTCATGAAGCTCGCTGGCATCAATACCGCACTGCCCACCTACACGCAGGACTACCTGCGCAACGTCGTAAAGGCAGCGAACACCTTTGGAAATGCGGCAGAAGGCAAAAAGATCTATGAATCCGCAGGCTGTATCGCCTGCCACACGCCTGGGCCTGCGCAGAGCAAAATCGGCCCCGACTTGAGCGCCATCGCCCGAGGTTTGCCCATCGACATGATCGTCACCGAAGTCGTCTGGCCCGCGCTAAACGTGAAGGAAAACTACGAAGCCGCCACCGTCACCTTAAAGGACGGCAGCGTTCTCACTGGCTTCAAACAGACCGAAACCGCGGAGGCCATCGGCCTCCGCGACATGGCCACCGGCACCATGAAGCAGATCAAACGCAGCGACACCCAAAAGATCCAAACCGGCGGCACCGTCATGCCCGACGGTTTGACTAGCACGATGAACGAGCAACAGCTCGCCCACCTTATCAAATACCTCAGCGAGCTGGGAAAGTAA
- a CDS encoding acyl-CoA desaturase yields MHPRGPETDPMAGVVQWSPAKSIWYTSHLLIALIGGLWTFGRAPVLLSAVLTVSTLCLGHTVGLHRLLIHRSFQCPRWLERALVYLGTLVGMGGPFDMIYLHEIRDWAQRHGRCHPFFIHQASIWRDGWWNLHCEIRLDHPPRLEIEPHIAQDAFYRFVQRSWMLQQLPLACVLGYCGGGAWIVWGVSVRIVTSLTGHWLIGYFAHNHGQRDWHLRGHAVQGYNLPKLGLLTMGECWHNNHHAYPRSARLGLGSGQHDPGWWFIATLRACGLAWDVQLPANQPPRPERIALRPARRCSQHAGLFGLF; encoded by the coding sequence ATGCATCCACGAGGTCCAGAAACTGACCCCATGGCAGGAGTAGTGCAATGGAGCCCTGCGAAGTCGATTTGGTACACTTCCCACCTCCTCATCGCCCTCATCGGTGGCCTGTGGACCTTCGGGCGGGCTCCCGTGCTGCTAAGTGCGGTGCTCACCGTCAGCACGCTCTGCCTGGGGCACACCGTCGGGCTGCATCGGTTGCTCATCCATCGCAGTTTTCAGTGTCCGCGCTGGCTGGAGCGGGCGCTGGTCTATCTAGGCACTCTCGTGGGCATGGGTGGGCCATTTGACATGATCTACCTGCATGAGATACGCGACTGGGCGCAGCGTCATGGCCGCTGCCATCCCTTCTTCATCCATCAGGCCTCCATCTGGCGTGATGGGTGGTGGAATCTGCATTGCGAGATCCGCCTGGACCACCCGCCGCGTCTCGAAATAGAGCCCCACATCGCCCAGGATGCCTTTTATCGCTTCGTGCAACGCAGTTGGATGCTCCAGCAGCTCCCGCTGGCTTGCGTGCTGGGCTACTGCGGTGGCGGTGCATGGATCGTGTGGGGTGTTTCGGTGCGCATCGTCACCTCCCTCACGGGGCACTGGCTCATCGGTTACTTCGCCCATAATCACGGTCAGCGTGACTGGCACCTACGTGGCCATGCCGTGCAGGGATACAATCTCCCCAAGCTAGGCCTTCTCACCATGGGCGAGTGCTGGCACAACAACCACCACGCCTACCCACGCAGTGCCCGCCTCGGACTGGGCAGCGGACAGCATGATCCAGGCTGGTGGTTCATCGCCACGCTGCGTGCCTGCGGCCTCGCCTGGGATGTACAGCTCCCCGCCAATCAACCGCCGCGCCCAGAGCGCATCGCCCTACGCCCAGCTCGACGCTGCTCGCAGCACGCAGGCTTGTTCGGACTCTTTTGA